In Prunus dulcis chromosome 1, ALMONDv2, whole genome shotgun sequence, the following are encoded in one genomic region:
- the LOC117616146 gene encoding uncharacterized protein LOC117616146, whose protein sequence is MARVGEWGFKGRAKWGCSYKKTTLIVCSINIVVALYVLRSLYASLYIYSDRDSRPTLEYTPDQIRKMEESVRIRKAAEPVELIRLVKALKKELSREVVVELPQPLKLKITNEIVERLKTLRPKANVTEQREFVERWCKEKLKEAKQLALETNASNSTILHEEAEMLVKALESDWTVLLEDMGLWIPAEIVNTEHHDKPEGEEEELDQILPGRPLPPECHAEVHTDYDGAAVRWGLNHHKDSAADCCQACLDQAKRAKPNEKRCNIWVYCPSEGGCHSPDIYEHKLGECWLKYAETPKRNFKDKYPESYRNNHPSAPLVVPWASGIVGA, encoded by the exons ATGGCTCGGGTAGGAGAATGGGGATTTAAAGGTAGAGCGAAATGGGGCTGTTCGTACAAGAAGACCACTCTCATCGTTTGCTCCATTAACATTGTTGTTGCTCTATATGTTCTTCGTTCTCTCTACGCTTCTCTGTACATCTACTCCGATAGAGATTCACGTCCCA CTCTTGAGTACACTCCAGATCAGATTAGGAAAATGGAGGAATCAGTTCGGATTCGAAAAGCAGCTGAACCGGTTGAGCTCATTAGATTG GTAAAGGCACTAAAGAAGGAGCTTTCCAGAGAGGTAGTGGTTGAATTGCCACAGCCTTTGAAACTGAAGATAACCAATGAGATAGTTGAGAGGTTGAAAACCTTGAGGCCCAAAGCAAATGTTACTGAGCAGAGAG AATTTGTCGAAAGATGGTGCAAGGAAAAACTGAAGGAAGCTAAGCAGTTGGCTCTTGAGACAAACGcttcaaattcaacaattCTTCATGAGGAAGCAG AAATGCTAGTAAAAGCTTTGGAGTCTGATTGGACAGTGCTGTTGGAAGACATGGGCCTTTGGATACCTGCTGAAATTGTTAACACAGAACATCATGATAAACCTGAGGGTGAAGAGGAGGAGTTAG atcaaattttgCCGGGAAGGCCGCTTCCACCTGAATGCCATGCGGAAGTTCATACAGATTATGATGGTGCTGCTGTAAGATGGGGGCTTAACCACCACAAAGATAGTGCAGCTGACTGTTGTCAGGCTTGCTTGGATCAAGCTAAACGTGCTAAGCCTAACGAAAAGAGATGTAATATATGGGTATACTGCCCGTCTGAAGGCGGTTGCCATTCTCCAGATATCTATGAGCATAAACTTGGAGAGTGCTGGCTGAAATAC GCAGAAACGCCCAAACGCAATTTTAAGGACAAGTATCCTGAATCATACAGAAACAACCATCCATCTGCACCACTTGTTGTTCCTTGGGCCTCTGGCATTGTTGGTGCATGA